The following proteins are co-located in the Shouchella hunanensis genome:
- the rplU gene encoding 50S ribosomal protein L21, giving the protein MYAIIETGGKQIKVQEGQEIYVEKLDAEAGAEVSFDKVLFVGGDSAKVGAPFVEGASVTGTVEKHGRNKKIIVYKMKAKKNYRRKQGHRQPYTKVVIGKING; this is encoded by the coding sequence ATGTACGCAATTATTGAAACTGGTGGTAAACAAATCAAAGTTCAAGAAGGTCAAGAGATCTACGTTGAAAAACTAGATGCTGAGGCTGGAGCAGAAGTAAGCTTTGATAAAGTCCTATTTGTAGGTGGCGATTCAGCAAAAGTCGGCGCTCCATTCGTAGAAGGTGCATCTGTTACGGGAACGGTTGAAAAACACGGACGTAATAAGAAAATCATCGTATACAAAATGAAAGCGAAGAAAAACTACCGTCGTAAGCAAGGTCATCGTCAACCGTATACAAAAGTTGTAATTGGTAAAATTAACGGCTAA
- a CDS encoding M50 family metallopeptidase: protein MGVLSGRFKEVLMLLFIVFVHEMGHVWMARRFNWDVIKIELLPFGGAAVLEPKGIRPAREEAWIVCWGPLQHTWMMGLSYFLLHTTDVWMVQDHQLFISHNMAILLFNLIPIHPLDGGRLVHLLYSAFLPYKLAMRATRLTSLILLFIGFFVVLIFMLKLNLIMIFSFLILTLILDYRQRNYRFIRFLMAKLDDQTSTKRSNLYVEKETTLRVVSEKIRKNHLHTVVLVENHVRTTYSLAAVLDVYFQKGAHVTIDELNKR from the coding sequence ATGGGTGTGTTAAGTGGGCGTTTTAAAGAAGTGCTCATGCTCTTATTCATCGTTTTTGTCCATGAAATGGGTCATGTATGGATGGCGCGGCGGTTTAATTGGGACGTTATTAAAATTGAACTACTGCCTTTCGGTGGAGCCGCTGTTTTAGAACCTAAAGGCATTCGACCTGCTAGAGAAGAGGCATGGATTGTCTGTTGGGGCCCCTTACAACATACTTGGATGATGGGGCTTTCCTATTTCCTTTTACACACGACAGACGTTTGGATGGTACAAGACCATCAACTATTTATCAGTCACAACATGGCCATTTTACTCTTTAATTTAATTCCCATTCATCCCCTTGACGGCGGGAGACTTGTCCATCTTCTGTACAGTGCTTTCCTGCCTTATAAACTGGCAATGAGAGCAACACGGTTAACGTCACTTATCCTGCTTTTCATTGGTTTCTTTGTTGTACTAATTTTTATGCTCAAGTTAAATCTCATCATGATTTTCTCTTTCTTGATCCTCACCTTGATTTTAGATTATCGCCAACGGAATTATCGATTTATACGTTTTTTAATGGCTAAATTAGACGATCAAACCTCAACAAAAAGGTCGAATCTTTATGTTGAGAAAGAAACGACGCTTAGAGTAGTGAGTGAGAAGATTAGAAAAAATCACTTACACACTGTTGTATTAGTAGAGAATCATGTTCGAACCACTTACTCATTAGCGGCAGTGTTAGACGTCTACTTTCAAAAAGGAGCGCACGTGACCATAGACGAATTGAATAAGAGATAA
- a CDS encoding Rne/Rng family ribonuclease — protein sequence MAKTIRMKKTALKREAVVIDDHEKVVEWYIESEFIPNLVGSVFKAKVEKVMPNMQAAFVSIGGEKNGFLHRDELLAFQRDARQGNEERSINQYVKAGTEIIVQVTKESDGTKGPRLTEIISLPGHALVYLPEGHGVSISKKIREEETRQSLAEHVTSFLQGEEGVIVRTQGEKATLADIEEEMRFLRALWKRTQTNQSQVPSQLFQGSSLIEQLIKRQSNDELHEWIVDDYDDFQMLKQLLPASLKERVRLTVGSEDVFLSVSGQLHKALRRHLWLKNGGYLIIDETEALTVVDVNSGKYTKKATKPQMAFEVNQQAAVEICKQLRLRNYSGMILIDFIEMESEKAQRDILKRVEKELLQDHVKTSVKGFTKLGMLELTRRKASLPMADMLQETCPTCQGSGRILTNHGFAFQLENELAQQRGAECMLIQARPELVHLFHENDEAVLKRLEYWLNSSIIFLSTNQLPVEKPYDILFQGDEQAAKKRLKTLTNND from the coding sequence ATGGCCAAAACAATAAGAATGAAAAAAACAGCATTGAAAAGAGAAGCGGTCGTTATTGACGATCATGAAAAAGTAGTAGAGTGGTATATCGAGAGCGAGTTTATTCCTAATCTAGTTGGATCTGTTTTTAAAGCGAAAGTCGAAAAAGTGATGCCAAACATGCAGGCTGCGTTTGTGTCAATCGGTGGCGAAAAGAACGGTTTTCTTCATCGAGACGAGTTGTTAGCTTTTCAAAGGGATGCTCGTCAAGGGAACGAGGAGCGGTCAATCAACCAATATGTAAAAGCAGGTACCGAGATTATCGTGCAAGTAACGAAAGAAAGCGATGGAACAAAGGGGCCTCGACTAACAGAAATAATTTCGCTACCAGGACATGCGCTTGTTTACTTACCAGAAGGGCACGGCGTATCCATATCAAAGAAGATTCGTGAAGAAGAGACGCGCCAATCTCTAGCTGAGCACGTTACTTCTTTTCTACAAGGCGAAGAGGGCGTTATTGTAAGAACGCAAGGTGAAAAAGCTACACTAGCCGATATTGAAGAGGAAATGCGTTTTCTAAGAGCACTATGGAAGAGAACACAGACAAATCAGTCACAAGTTCCGTCACAACTGTTCCAAGGTTCATCTTTAATTGAGCAATTGATAAAACGCCAGTCGAACGATGAGCTTCATGAATGGATTGTTGACGATTATGATGATTTTCAAATGTTGAAACAACTCCTACCTGCATCACTGAAGGAAAGGGTTCGACTTACAGTAGGAAGTGAAGATGTTTTCTTATCTGTTTCAGGTCAGCTTCACAAAGCGTTACGACGCCATCTATGGTTGAAGAATGGTGGCTATTTAATCATTGATGAAACAGAGGCGCTTACTGTTGTAGATGTAAACTCAGGAAAATACACTAAAAAAGCAACAAAACCCCAAATGGCCTTTGAAGTAAACCAGCAAGCAGCAGTGGAAATTTGTAAACAACTACGCTTACGAAATTATAGCGGTATGATTTTAATCGATTTTATCGAAATGGAAAGCGAAAAAGCACAACGAGACATCTTGAAGCGAGTTGAAAAAGAGTTACTTCAGGACCATGTTAAAACAAGTGTAAAGGGTTTTACGAAGCTAGGCATGCTAGAGCTGACACGCCGAAAAGCATCGTTACCGATGGCAGATATGTTGCAGGAAACTTGTCCAACTTGCCAAGGCAGTGGACGCATTCTTACGAATCATGGCTTTGCTTTTCAACTGGAAAATGAATTAGCCCAGCAACGAGGTGCTGAGTGCATGCTTATTCAAGCTCGTCCAGAGCTAGTTCATCTATTTCATGAAAACGATGAAGCTGTATTAAAGCGATTAGAGTATTGGTTGAATTCAAGTATTATTTTTCTAAGCACAAACCAACTGCCAGTCGAAAAGCCATATGATATTCTGTTTCAAGGTGACGAACAGGCTGCAAAAAAACGACTTAAAACCCTTACGAACAATGATTGA